From Glycine max cultivar Williams 82 chromosome 11, Glycine_max_v4.0, whole genome shotgun sequence, the proteins below share one genomic window:
- the LOC100778472 gene encoding transcription initiation factor TFIID subunit 15b, with amino-acid sequence MSGAYGQDGGGSAPPSYGSSGGYSSVGGYGATGGGGAGGGGSYGGGGYGGGGGGAGYGGSDGGGGYGTKGSGNGGGYGGNDSGGYGGRGGYGGNDGGGYGGRGGGGGAGQGGRGGGGYGGRGGGGGGGFQGGDRGGRGGGRGGGRGGGRDGDWRCPNQSCGNLNFAKRVECNKCGAPSPNPNSSNDRGGSGSGGGYNRGGGGYGNNRGGRGNDYSSGGGRSGSYDGGRGNEYNSGRGGNSEGRGGSYRGSQGREDGGYGQVPAPTAQSYGGVGGNYPSTYSSYSGGNASYGTEAVPPPASYTGGPNSYPPSYGGSVGGYGGDNQGDGRSGGRSGPPAGYDSSYGAGNRGGFGGSSAETPATVKQCDENCDDTCDNSRIYISNLPPDVTTEELRELFGGIGQVGRIKQKRGYKDQWPWNIKIYTDESGNNKGDACLAYEDPSAAHSAGGFYNNYDLRGYKISVAMAEKSAPRAPPAYNQGGNRGGYGGDRRRDNYRDGGGSGPDRRDHYGNRSRPY; translated from the exons ATGTCTGGAGCGTACGGTCAAGACGGCGGCGGTTCCGCGCCACCGTCCTATGGATCCAGCGGCGGATACAGTTCCGTCGGTGGTTACGGTGCtactggtggtggtggtgccgGCGGGGGTGGCAGTTATGGTGGCGGAGGCtatggaggaggaggaggcggtGCCGGATACGGTGGTAGTGATGGCGGTGGAGGTTATGGAACCAAAGGCAGCGGAAACGGCGGTGGATATGGCGGTAACGATAGTGGAGGTTATGGCGGAAGAGGCGGCTACGGTGGAAACGACGGCGGAGGCTATGGAGGAAGAGGCGGCGGTGGAGGCGCTGGTCAAGGTGGCCGGGGAGGTGGTGGATATGGTGGTCGAG GAGGTGGTGGAGGTGGTGGATTTCAAGGCGGAGATCGTGGTGGTCGAGGTGGTGGTCGCGGCGGCGGTCGTGGTGGAGGCAGAGATGGAGACTGGCGTTGTCCTAACcaaag TTGTGGGAATCTGAACTTTGCGAAAAGGGTTGAATGCAACAAATGCGGTGCTCCAAGTCCTAATCCCAATAGTTCTAATGATCGTGGTGGCAGTGGCAGTGGCGGTGGTTATAATAGAGGAGGTGGAGGCTATGGTAACAATCGAGGAGGAAGAGGTAATGACTATAGCAGCGGAGGGGGTAGATCTGGTAGTTATGATGGAGGGAGAGGCAATGAATATAATAGTGGAAGGGGTGGTAATAGTGAAGGTAGAGGTGGTTCATATAGAGGTAGTCAGGGGAGAGAAGATGGTGGTTATGGTCAAGTTCCTGCTCCTACTGCCCAATCTTACGGTGGTGTTGGTGGAAACTACCCATCCACTTACAGTTCTTATAGTGGTGGGAATGCAAGTTATGGAACAGAAGCAGTTCCTCCACCTGCAAGTTATACTGGTGGACCTAATTCCTATCCTCCATCATATGGGGGTAGCGTGGGTGGTTATGGGGGAGATAATCAAGGGGATGGACGGAGTGGTGGTAGATCTGGGCCTCCTGCTGGATATGACAGTAGTTACGGTGCTGGTAATCGAGGTGGATTTGGTGGATCTTCTGCAGAGACCCCTGCTACAGTGAAGCAGTGTGATGAGAATTGTGACGATACATGTGACAACTCTAGAATCTACATCTCAAACCTACCACCAGATGTGACTACTGAAGAATTGAGGGAACTTTTTGGAGGCATTGGACAA GTTGGAAGAATAAAGCAGAAGAGGGGCTATAAAGATCAGTGGCCTTGGAACATAAAGATTTACACTGATGAGAGTGGAAACAACAAGGGtgatgcatgccttgcttatgAAGACCCTTCTGCAGCACATTCTGCTGGCGGTTTTTACAATA ATTATGATTTGAGGGGTTACAAAATCAGTGTTGCAATGGCAGAAAAATCtgcaccaagagctccacctgCATATAACCAAGG GGGCAATAGGGGTGGCTATGGTGGAGATAGACGCAGAGACAATTATAGAGATGGAGGTGGTTCTGGGCCTGATAGGCGTGATCATTATGGAAATCGTTCTCGTCCATACTGA